The following coding sequences lie in one Acropora palmata chromosome 3, jaAcrPala1.3, whole genome shotgun sequence genomic window:
- the LOC141877084 gene encoding uncharacterized protein LOC141877084 isoform X1, protein MSSHQAVVNALKSDAVWIQQTKDPFLPQYLYGLCKAYMKKPREERRKMIPVSVFGKQATDVWVFNRTIHIDGSGSVIPREAQGYILLDDTTLPVLSGITSIGDG, encoded by the exons ATGAGTTCACATCAAGCAGTGGTTAATGCTCTCAAGAGTGATGCTGTGTGGATCCAGCAAACGAAGGACCCTTTCCTTCCTCAATATTTATATGGTTTGTGTAAGGCCTACATGAAAAAACCACGTGAGGAGCGGAGGAAAATGATACCAGTCTCG GTCTTTGGAAAACAAGCCACTGATGTGTGGGTATTCAACAGGACAATCCACATTGATGGTAGCGGGAGTGTCATTCCAAGGGAAGCTCAAGGTTACATTCTCTTGGATGATACAACTCTTCCTGTTTTGAGTGGGATAACAA GCATTGGTGATGGGTAA
- the LOC141877084 gene encoding uncharacterized protein LOC141877084 isoform X3, translating to MQALVMGKLSRNFNILAEKSLLANNFPQGLMTIARVKRFGGCALPVLFGAPQSAKTTALKAALSVVGNTDIVQGNDFQGDNGCSLQDIHSIWVG from the exons ATGCAG GCATTGGTGATGGGTAAGCTCTCCAGAAACTTTAATATTTTGGCCGAAAAAAGTCTGCTGGCCAATAATTTCCCCCAAGGTCTTATGACCATTGCACGTGTCAAGAGGTTTGGTGGGTGTGCTCTACCTGTCTTATTTGGAGCCCCACAGTCTGCCAAAACAACGGCACTTAAAGCTGCTCTCTCTGTTGTTGGAAATACAGATATTGTACAAG gaAATGACTTTCAAGGCGATAATGGATGCAGTCTGCAAGACATCCATTCCATTTGGGTGGGATGA
- the LOC141877084 gene encoding uncharacterized protein LOC141877084 isoform X2, which translates to MTFKAIMDAVCKTSIPFGWDDCEKSGTMKQVAVALFNKGGTKSYHGRNIPRTFPIMTTNVDGKTHKVLSRWMRIPFETLDPLYKSKMYRDKYQC; encoded by the exons ATGACTTTCAAGGCGATAATGGATGCAGTCTGCAAGACATCCATTCCATTTGGGTGGGATGATTGTGAaaaaagtggtactatgaaaCAAGTTGCAGTAGCCCTTTTTAATAAG gGTGGTACCAAGAGTTACCATGGAAGGAACATTCCTAGAACATTTCCCATCATGACAACAAACGTTGATGGAAAAACACACAA GGTTCTATCTAGATGGATGAGGATACCTTTTGAAACACTAGACCCACTTTACAAGTCTAAAATGTATAGAGACAAGTACCAGTGTTAA